TCAAATGACGGTTACACAGGCCTATAAAGATAGGGCATAGAAGAAGAGCCAAATGCATATGCAtatgtttacctttttgttgggaAAGAGAGTGGGGGCGGCTGGTAGTTTTGGGACCGCGAAATTGGTTCATGCTGGTTAGAGTTCCAGCACTTTTCGGAAATGTGAACAAAATAGGCAGGACAGGTAAGACAGACCTGAAATTTGACAGTGTGGTGGGGATGAGGTTAATCATGTGGGCAGGTGACAACTAGTCGTCTAGCATTCGTTGTTGTTTGTACCcgaatcgtttcttttttttttttcaaactttctCTGTACAACTGTTGAGGTTCAGGGTTTTTAGGCCTAAATGAGTCCTGTTTGTTGGCTTCACATGTACACCTGAGGGTTTTACGGGTGAAAGGGTCAAATCGATCCAAAACGGGGAGGTACAATTGACAGAGCCACAACGTTTTACTACCATTCGAAACCCTCTGTAAACGTCTATTGACGTTTGCaaaataattcttcttttgtaagAGACGAACGCGTCTTTGGCACCGATGTAACTTGAGCCGAATAGCAAAAAGTCTTGATGTCTAAGACGGGCGCCATACAAGTTTTGAAGAAGCCGTCATTGTGGTATTACTACGATTAATCCCGTTGAAACACTTGAAAGCGATGGTGCGTGTATATGTGTGTTTGATACATATAGATTTTTCCCGAaccatattatttttttccccttctactttttctttttttaacgcgAGGGGAGTACGGAGTCCGACCCACCTGGCAGCGGCCGGCACACGCTGACCACATGTTTCCTCCATAAAGCAGGTGCGccactctctcttttttgctCCCCacgctcgaaaaaaaaaaagaatacaattTTTTGATACATTTCCACCAACCCTCGTGAGTGCATTGGTAAGGTGAACGGTTTCTGCATTAACCTAACCAATGGACAGGTGTGGGCATATCAAGAGCACGAAAAGGGAGGCATGAAACGAACTGCTACCTACTGAAGGATTAATCCGTCGAATTATGAAGTTCTGCTCGGCATCCGGTTTTAATTGAACGCGCTCCCCATAACCACGAaggggaacaaaaaacaaaaaaaaaaacatttcactgTCAAAGGGGTCGTTTTGTTAGGAATGGGAGACACCGTGATAATCCGATCacctttcatttcgttttatttttccatccacaaccgtgaaaaaaaaatactactGTGCTATTCCCTGACGACACGCGACCCAACATTTGTATTTATCGTAGTCGTCACGATGAATTATAATCTATAAGATACGGTTAAGACAAAATGTGAAAGAACGGTTGGGAAAAAGTGGACGGAATATGTAATTCAGACTGTCAAACAGGCGTGAAAAAATGCTCACATAGTTGCATCACTCAGATCATTTTTAAAGGAGgtaatttcaaaaatgcaaCCAATTGGAAGCATAGGCTGCTACAGAGACAAGGATCATCATCATGGCTGATATTGCGGGCTTCCCCACAGAATTGCAGAACTGGTCGAAATCACAGAAACAGAATGTTGTGTTGTCATAGTAGTTCCTACAggaaaacaacagaaataaaaaatgttgctTGAAAATTTCTGAAGATGCCTTACCTCTTGATGTCTAGCTCATCAATGTCATTGAAAACATACTGGGCTAGCCTGACATCTCTGGCTGCAGGACGGCACCCTTCGTAAATATCTGCAGGAATGTCTCTCCGGATACCCTGGATGGAACTAAGACAATCACGTGTGATGATTTCTTCTGCACCTTTCCTTTCTACGATTTTGACGCATTTGTCATTGGGGTCTGGGCAGGTGTATGACCAATGCCACCTCCAGTCAAAATCCTTTCCACAGCCAGGGTGTGTGCTGACACATTTGTAACACCATAGTCCCAAACCTTGAGCTTGAACTGGCAAagtgcaatttttaaaatagcaATATTTTGAGTACCATAAAAAGATTTCAACTTACATGTGGATAAACCAATTACAAGGCaatataaaagaaatacaaCACGCATTTTAATAAAACGAATATGTTAAGaaaacttgaaaacaaaacgttaaaaaaacatgaattggGCGTCGACAAAAAACACACCATCTAGTGGCAAAAACTATTACCAATAGGTTCTATAGACATCTACTGTTACTCGTCAAAATTGTAATTGACAAATTTTACGCAATAACCCAGCAATGCTTaacgttttacacaaaaaagataattacattaaatttttattctgttAAGGTTAATTTATGACAAGTTTATTTGAAGAAAGTTTTATTATACTGGCAAATATGTCTGAGACCACGCTATAGCGTCGCCTTGTAGTGGGATAGAGTACTAAGTTCTTGGCTGTCgtgaaaaaacgaaaaagaatgaaaggcGATGAGGCACAATCAAGTTGTTTTCTGAACCAGTGCCTCATATTGAATGTGTCTTACATAGATGACTACGGTTGTTTCAAAAGGAACTGTAATgtaaaaatatgcaaatgcTTGTGTGTGACAACTTTGCTTTGTATGCAGAAAAATACCCGTATTTCACCACGAAAGTTAATTAATATTCCTTGTGTCCATTCTCGGGAAAAAGGATGGAGGGATAATATAATACTGGTCATTCCAGTCAGTACGAGATTCAAAGCAAAACATCGTTCTGATGCCTCATCTACCTAGAATTGCTTTTATGTAACTATTCATTCTTTCGCCATTGTGCAACACTTGTGCCCCCTACGTTTTGATACTGCGCAGTTGGCTATTTCGCTTCGAGAACTAAAATTAACTGACATGTTTGCAAGTATTGTATGTAAAAATAATGGATGGATACGGGTAAACTTGTAACACTTTAGAGGGTTTTGAGAAATCTACCTGGCACACAGATCCCTGAGGCGGACATAGTTAAGAATTTAAAGTACGTACTGTGAAAGCTAGACAAAGGGCAAAACTTGAGCAGAGGTATAGAGTGTGGGGGATGTGAATTCCTCAAGGTACCGAAACAGAAAACGAATAGCTGGTGGATTTGTTTAATCTATTTGTTCCATCGGAttcatttttatctttgttttgattttaacaGTGGCAAAATCTTTTTTGCTAAAAGCTATTTGAAATGTATTATAATTATGAGCATCTCAGAGAATTATTAATGTGAATAGGTGGCGCTGGCCTCAATTTCGTGGGTAAACAGTAACCCCAATCTGCCGACTGAAAATCTTTCCGACAATCGTACCCTATATAGAGTTACTACCGCGTCGTTACGAAGAAGTGCTCAAGCTCATCCCCGAAAATGATGTATGACTACTAGGAAAATAACTGTGCGAGTACCAGCGAATTGCTAATTTCATCCAGATAACCTTTGACTGACAGAACAGTCAATTAGTTCGTATGGATTCTTCAAAGCAAAGCTATACGAATTACCTGGCAACAGCCCCTTTTTGATATCTCCGATTACTAAAGGAAAGCATAttacttttgatttttgatctTTTGGTCTAAATTTCTGTCACCTTTTTCAATCGATAATGACATGCGTACTAAACCGTCCCACAATCATCGTGATTCAGTCGAGCGAGTTATTTGTCCATGGTACTTTATTAGTTCTATGAAGGAATCCTTGTGCAAAGTTATCCTGCCTAGCTATATCGTTGTTACaggaaacaaaatttaccAAGAGAAATTGAGAACTTCTGAATGTGTGATAGTAACTTTGCACGAATTTACTGGCTGAAGAAAGCCATGCATTCGATATCGAGACgaataatttgaatttcgttCACGGTTTCTGAACGGTATATCACATCATTGGTCATGGCGCGTAAAATAGAATCTTTCTTGTACCTAACATCAATTAAATTCTGCTCAGacctgcaaataaaaaaaaaacactttgtTTCTGAATCCAAAAGCATGGAGCTTTTAAGAAGGaaataacaaattattttACTCGAAATCTATTATTGCCGGTAGTAAGCGGAATATAACGGCCTTAATTGTGATCTGAATACATAATCCCCCGTTAACTACAAAGCTCCCCATAACCATTATTATCAAGTCGTAACACATGTAATGCACTGCCAGTTCTACAGTAGAAAGAAGcatgtttattttaaattatatatCGTCTTGTTGCTGAGTGCAAATACCAACTAAAGAGTAATTACCTGGCTAGTTGAATTAAATAGGGCTCTATTTCATTTCGTAAAAGTGTTACTTTAAATTTAACAAACGCTGCAATAAACAAACAGGAAGCGATTTTTTTCCTCTGAATATTGCAGCGTTCACGAACTCCCGTAAGCAAAAATGATGCGACAACGTGGGACGCAACCTGAATTTCAACTTCGACAGCCCGCCAAGAGATGGAAAGCGCATAATAAAGCAGTTATCGCTGCTGCCAACTAACGACAACAACATGAAACatataatgaaaaaatagtttaGAATAAATTTTATCTGTGCTTTGTCACCTTTTCGACCACTTTATGCtaacttaagttttttttttctggattaCGGTGGTACAGAGAACTAGTATGAACAATCTAACGTGAAAACTCTTTTTGACAAAGACTCAAGCATAATGCGTGAACTGTCACCACAAATAGGAATTCACTCGTGTATCGTATGACATGTATAAACCACACACGAGTGTCACAACACTTGGACGTTCTGGTAAACATTATACTTAGTATGGTTTCTGTGAAGGAGCCAGAACAAATGTCTATTCCTGCCAGTTGAAAATTGGTTAGGTATACAGGCTCACGAGATCTTAATGGCAGCCATAAACAGGAAAGACGAATTGCAATAAATCACTTATAAAACCAGTTTAGTTTATTATAAAGCGGATATTGCTGATTTCTCACGAGATAATCACATAGTACACCATAAACGTGGTTCTGATATGACGATACGAGTCTTTACGTGTTGAATATCGCTGACAAAAGCTTTTTTGGTTATGTAAAATCTCTACCCCATTAAGACATCATTACAAATAGATAGTACAATGAAACAACGAAAGAATTAAACTCGTAACATTCGTAGGctaagttttacaagatcgaaaaattttattgcaaTTTGGGAATTCTTCTTTTCAGTGAATCGGACGCAGTGCTAAAAACGTGGTCCAGACAGGAAAGGGAAGGGAAAAATGGACAGAAAAGAGGGGTAAAAATGCCCgcgaaaaaatgtttcaacgGCTTTTCCATCGATTTTCGTGATCGATTGTTAAACTACCTTGCCTTCTGTAACGTCCGGTTTTATTTCAGAATTTCCATTGATGGTTCAAGTAGAACAACCTATTCCTGGTgttagttttgaaaatttcttttgatagtTATAACCCATCGTTTTTTAATTGATCGAAGgccttgttctttttctcatgCTACAGCTCAATGGCGAGTAAATCGATTGGTAAGCCTGATGCGACTTTAGCGCCGCCAGTTGTTGGCGTCCACAACCTAAAAAATACCCGGCATTTCGAGATCGAACGTGTATACAGCGAGTCCCTTCCATTCGTGCAGCGCCTTCCGTCAGACTAACAAGTGTGCAGACCACTAGTAACACGGGCTGACTAAGTTCTCCTACACACTGAAATTTGAacactttttttaaatctctacTTTAACAGCAAGCAGTGTATTTGTAATCTAAAATGGCCGACACACACGTTGAAACCAGGTgagcatttctttttacttgtCACACGTCGCATGTGAAAATGTTTCTTATGGCGCGTTCGATGACCGCGCACCAGCTCTCGCTTGGGAAAGAGGAAAGTTCGGGAAGGCGGCAAGATGGCGCCGGTGTGTGTTGGATGCCGGCCCGCTGCTGCAAGCTACATACAGGCGGTGTGTGTATATGCCGTGTGTGTAGGATGTAACAGCGGAGCATGCGTCCTGTCAGCTTTTAAGTCGTGTCTCCCGTTCACGTTAGGAAAGGCGCTGATAAAACATAGTATTGATTTGCTTGTTGGAATCTAGGTAAGAGTTGCTCAGAATTTCTAAAAGAATGTTTCATATGTCATTGTCAGCAAACTTAGTCTGTCACGTTTTAgtttccttttatttcaaagCATTTGAATTCATTATGCCGGGTAGCTTACCGAATAGAGGGCCGATGCGTCAAATAGGTGAGGCGGAGGGGTGGAGGTATGAAGTAAAAGgggaggggaagaaaaaatttttactggCGGCCATCGTGGGTGCTTGTCTTGCTGTATATGTGCGCTCCGACGGAACAGCCTCGGGCTAAAAGTCTCTTAGCTTGGCTCGGTGCTTGCTTGAATGGCTGAATAACTCGGGAAATTCCTCGGATGTCAAGGTTATTGAccgggttttctttttattcgccTATGCGCGTGCGTATGTGTATAGAGGGAAAAAACATCTGCCGGGCTTGGAAATGCATACAGCGCCGCAGCCGGCGATTTGCCTTACGTTGATTGGCGGGGAAGGGTAGACTAGTTTTCCCGCCAGCTGCCACGTGCATGTATGACATCGTatctaatttttcttttgttttcgattgtCTATTGTAGCAGCGACTTGAACCAGGACTCGTTAGACGGTGCTCAGGCTTCCGTCAGCGAAGTTGGATCAGCTGAAGAGTTTGAGAAGGAGAATACTGAAGATACGCCCTCTGGATCCCACGGTGAAGCCGACggtaaccaaaaaaaaggcaacgaCATTCACTATTTTCAAAAAGTTCTAACATGTATACGTTTCCCACGCATTGCGTTGAAGACGTACAATGTTTAGTTTTTACAAGTTCAATGAGTCAGCTGCGTGGTGAACGCGAAGTGATAGGTCTCTAATCGAGATTTGAACTTTTTAGGTGAAGCAGTTGATGGGACCAACGGAGAAGAGAGCCGTGAGGCCGAAGATGCTGCTGTTCCCGCTGATGCGGCCGCCGCGGCTGTTGTGACCGAAAACGGTGCAGTTGAAAGTGAACCCCACGTAAATGGTAACGGAAAGTGCGATGAGAATGCTGAGGCAGACTGTAAGTTCTCGTGTACAATTgtaattcaattcaattttcctatgatattttttgaaatgtttagcCACGGAAGTTGATGGATCCGCTGCCGAAAAGAGGAAATCGATTGTCGAAGGAGAAGCATTGAGCATTTCGCCCAAGAAGGCCCGCGTCGAAGGCACTGATGAAGATGTAATTGGCACAGAGGAGGCTGCCCTTCCCACTAACGGAAACCACGAGACTGTCGcgtaaatgaaacaaaaacatccgGCCCCCACTTTTCTCTCTATCTAAGTAACCCCCAAACCTACTCCCCTGTTttaccttatttttattttggtaaGCAAGTTTCTCTCTTTGCACACTGTCTCTATGATTACGGATCAACGGCCATCATTTGTTGATTCAAATATGTATCTCATCATCTTCATTTGacgtggatttttttttcaacaaacaaaaagcgcGCGCGTTCACTCATGTTGACTTAAACTGGAAGGGCAAATAAAGAATCAACTCAGGAAATTGTTTCACAATGTATTTTGAATCAACTTTTGATGGTCTCCGTTTTACCTTTACACGAACGAATAGGAATCTATTATGATATTCGTTGTCGGTCTAGGATAGATTTTGGCATTGTCGATTGATGCGAGCGTCATCTTAAGTAATCGGTTAAAATGTTCAAACCCCATAGCGCAAGTTTCTCACATCGACATATCCATGTTACGTTATGTATCCAGCTCACATTAAATCGTCTGATGAACGACTTTCTAAACACGGACATTTCTGCACTTCCGTTGCAATGGAATGCGCAATTTGTCGTTGACATAAAAGCGGtccttttttgtatttttgaagACAAACACTTATTTAAAGATTGGTCGTTAACGTAAGACTTACCATCTACCGATCAGTTTCCTATGTTTGATTCTATCATCTTTTGGCGATGGcgattccatctattttcattaAACCTGGGTGTTGTGATTTCTTCCTTAGCTCTTTCCGACAAAAAGTTGCATCCATTCAAAAGTTCAAAAATTAGCGCGCGCTCTGCCGAAAAAGCTGCCCGCCACCTCTTCTATGTGTCCCTCGAGCACTTACTGTCGTGTCCATTTTCTAACtatcattcattttttggaAGTCGTCTCATCGTTTGCGTTAACCTTTCGTCAACACCGACAATATAGAAAAGCTCGGtcaagaagtttttctttttcctgccAATACAGTTCTCTTCTTTCgattttccccctctttttattCACCATACAGTTCGGTATCTTCATActttttatgttattttttctattcgttttGGTACCAGTCGCCTTCGGGTTTCAATAAACGGAATTGTACACTAAGTAGTATGTTTTTGTTCGTACTGTTTTACGTGTTTGCGGTTTCGAATTAGAACAGTCGGCAACAGGGCATACACAAGAGTAAGTCTGCTAAGCTTGGTCTTTGAAGGACGGTGATGTATTGTATCGAGGCGAAGATTCAAATGACGCTATTTTTTAGTTCCTTTCAATTAAGGCAACTCAAAAGATGAGTGTAAAttacaacaaaaagaagaaagaacgaTATATTCGTAGGTCAAAGAGACCAAATGCACCTTCACTTCTATCCTCAGAAGAGGAATTAAGTGATAGAAGAAGTAGTAGTAGTACAGAATCATCCTGTAGACAAAAAGAAGATTCAAAAAGTCAAAGAAGTGCCAGAAAAGCATCAAAAAAGAGCTGGCAGGAAACACTTGCTCTACTTGACTGCCATTTTTCAGGTTCATCTTCGGATGAAGAGTGGAACAAAATAATTCACAACAATAGTTCAAGTGACAGTGATCTGGATTGGAACCCTATGCAGAAGACTCAGGTTTTTACACCTACCAATACTAACATCTTTAATTGTTAAACAACAGCAATAAGTCCTAAGATGTATATGTAATTTACAGTCTAGGTCATCAGCCCATCCTAAGCTGACAAATATTGTTATGAAGAGACCCTTACCAGAAACTGCTCATCCACCAGCTCTAGTTGCGGAACCACATTTCAAGGCCTCAGATGATAACGAGCCTTCCACACCCTCAAAGTTGATGGCAATTGATAGTGAAGCAAACAAGTGTGGTTTGAAATCTCTTCCTCCACAAATACTTAAAGCACAACCAATTTCATTAGGTGGTACAACAGAACAAAATTTACTTAAAGAGGGACAAACCTCTCCCACAATTATGAAAAACAGAGAGAGCACTGAGGGTGCTTGTCTACCAATTCTAAAACTAGGCAACAATTTGGAGGTTATAAACAATCAGGAGTCCATACCTTCTACAAGGACTCCTAAACTCAAGGCAACTtacaagaaaacagaaaacagaAGATGTGATCAACAACAGGGAAATCCTTGTTGTTCACCAGTAAAAGTTACAGTGAATCCAACATCATTGTCTAGCAGTGAAGAAATTCTCATTTCAGTATCTTCACCAGGTCCACCAGAGCTAATACCCATTTTTGAGAAATTTAAAAGGGATAGTCCAGAATCTCCGTCTGTATCATCCATGGAAGAAGGACAAAACATAATCCCTAATAGTAACGAAGATGAGACTTCAGAATCTTCACTGCCACCTCCAAAGTTGAccgtcaaaaataaaaaacgtgGCAGGCAAAAATCCGTAGAACAAGTTCTCGAAGAAATATCAAGCAGTCCATTGGAAGAAGCCCAGGCTGTCGCACGTTCCTCAGAACCTCCAAAACTAATGACGAAAATTAAACAACCAAAGAAGCGCACGCATAAATATTCTCAGCCACCAGTTTTAGAAGCGGATCCTACGGCAGTAATACCCAATGAAGAGCAGCAGATCTCAGTTCTGTCTCCAACATTCCCAGAATTTGGAACTAATGTTAAGAAATCGAAGATCAAGAATAAGAAATCAACTCAGTCGCTGACCTTAAAAAAACCAGAACTCGTCTCACAGGTTTCGAAAATTCAAACTTCCACATCTTCCATGGCACCCCTGGAGCCGATGTTAACTGCTTGTAGAAAGGTAGAAAGAAGCAGCTCACAATTACAGCATTTAGCAACGCAAGACGCTGTGTGTATCTCAAAGATGCCTGAGAAAGAACAGGTTTCGAAACCCCCCCTCCCAACACCCTCTAAATCGATGACgattgcaaaaagaaaaaagcttacTCCAGAATTTTCTCAACTGCCAATTTTAAAAGTTATGCCCACGGTACCAACGAGTGACGAAGTCAGCCTTTCTATGCCACCGCCGTCAGAGCTACCCACAGAATGTTCTCTTTCGTTCGCAGGAATAATCCCGCACAATGCTAGTCTTTTAGAAAAGGGATTTGATGtacgttgtttttttgcctAATTGAGATAAGTTGCAATTCAAATGTTAAAACATTCATTGTTGTTTACAGAGTGGAAAGTTTATCATGTTGAAATCGGACTTAAAAACTCAAAAATCTCCTAGTATATGGAGAATAGACGGGAAGAACCTACTTCAAAAATACGAATCAATTTCCTACAATGATGGGGTTGCTTATCGCAATATCTCTACTGTAagagttattattt
The nucleotide sequence above comes from Daphnia carinata strain CSIRO-1 chromosome 3, CSIRO_AGI_Dcar_HiC_V3, whole genome shotgun sequence. Encoded proteins:
- the LOC130704459 gene encoding uncharacterized protein LOC130704459, with product MSVNYNKKKKERYIRRSKRPNAPSLLSSEEELSDRRSSSSTESSCRQKEDSKSQRSARKASKKSWQETLALLDCHFSGSSSDEEWNKIIHNNSSSDSDLDWNPMQKTQSRSSAHPKLTNIVMKRPLPETAHPPALVAEPHFKASDDNEPSTPSKLMAIDSEANKCGLKSLPPQILKAQPISLGGTTEQNLLKEGQTSPTIMKNRESTEGACLPILKLGNNLEVINNQESIPSTRTPKLKATYKKTENRRCDQQQGNPCCSPVKVTVNPTSLSSSEEILISVSSPGPPELIPIFEKFKRDSPESPSVSSMEEGQNIIPNSNEDETSESSLPPPKLTVKNKKRGRQKSVEQVLEEISSSPLEEAQAVARSSEPPKLMTKIKQPKKRTHKYSQPPVLEADPTAVIPNEEQQISVLSPTFPEFGTNVKKSKIKNKKSTQSLTLKKPELVSQVSKIQTSTSSMAPLEPMLTACRKVERSSSQLQHLATQDAVCISKMPEKEQVSKPPLPTPSKSMTIAKRKKLTPEFSQLPILKVMPTVPTSDEVSLSMPPPSELPTECSLSFAGIIPHNASLLEKGFDSGKFIMLKSDLKTQKSPSIWRIDGKNLLQKYESISYNDGVAYRNISTYSSWMASNRGLYVPIEVEFSVQSKSETIVTFNRNKVMLPVEDGMMEALNEEANSIMDTFQIYLQTLMSQALDSNFVKEIVKEQDDYFLTSIAAVEDHWILPKRNMLKEIIKMKKPFQELIETHPGLELRCVTSGDKSCDSCNGRNPTRSFEFHPLSYSFDTLDIMEGKPSNKTYRLCLSCTDRILLYHELFHMRYHLFICCQKKVNQYDQRDGPAALTASLADQAWKSLMHRRVLLVLAETQQVISHYSAGACVV
- the LOC130704472 gene encoding uncharacterized protein LOC130704472 isoform X2; this translates as MADTHVETSDLNQDSLDGAQASVSEVGSAEEFEKENTEDTPSGSHGEADGEAVDGTNGEESREAEDAAVPADAAAAAVVTENGAVESEPHVNGNGKCDENAEADSTEVDGSAAEKRKSIVEGEALSISPKKARVEGTDEDVIGTEEAALPTNGNHETVA
- the LOC130704472 gene encoding uncharacterized protein LOC130704472 isoform X1 — its product is MADTHVETSSDLNQDSLDGAQASVSEVGSAEEFEKENTEDTPSGSHGEADGEAVDGTNGEESREAEDAAVPADAAAAAVVTENGAVESEPHVNGNGKCDENAEADSTEVDGSAAEKRKSIVEGEALSISPKKARVEGTDEDVIGTEEAALPTNGNHETVA